One Bradyrhizobium sp. CCGB12 genomic window carries:
- a CDS encoding PLP-dependent aminotransferase family protein: protein MARRQNIIAIPSLRSLDKAAGRVGYQLTQALREAILRGVLKPGERLPSTRALATSLQLSRGTIIEAFHQLHAEGYLEARARGGTIVANVESEFASRSQAFVEAGQTVPALPPNANRLAEVARVLRPQGTTPFAIAHPAGAVAPDDKWRRLGNRVRALRAAAPSGYIDPKGLLDLRIAIADYVRKARGVNCEPDQILITAGTQQGLFLAATVLLSNADTVWTEDPVYPGIVAVLGNFNIQTYRLPVDEQGIDVQKGLMSCPHARAAFVTPSHQYPLGMPMSMARRTALLSWARQNNAWIIEDDYDSELRYAGHPFPSLQGLDPARVIYLGTMSKVLFSSMRLGYAILPPTLVDAFAGARALIDRHSPAVDQHVLAQYMREGHFEAHIRRIRGAYAERRAALIAAIEKDLPSWVTLQPSDQGMHVVLWLPAALDDVKLSERAEKAGLVVRPISPMYQDAPPRFGLMLGFGGFSVRELRTAVIHLRTVLMEFSNTGNQAKMKKVLGDHQKSGRRTPTP, encoded by the coding sequence ATGGCAAGGCGCCAAAACATCATAGCGATCCCGTCGCTCAGATCACTCGACAAGGCCGCGGGCCGGGTAGGATACCAGCTCACGCAAGCCCTCCGTGAGGCGATATTGAGAGGAGTGCTGAAGCCTGGCGAACGGCTGCCGTCAACGCGTGCCTTAGCGACCTCGCTCCAACTATCCAGAGGTACCATTATCGAAGCGTTTCACCAGCTACATGCCGAAGGCTATCTTGAGGCGCGGGCCCGAGGCGGCACTATCGTAGCTAATGTGGAGAGCGAGTTCGCGAGTCGATCGCAGGCTTTCGTCGAGGCCGGACAGACGGTCCCTGCCTTGCCACCGAACGCCAACCGTCTCGCCGAGGTTGCACGAGTTCTTCGTCCCCAAGGGACAACACCATTTGCGATCGCCCATCCGGCAGGCGCCGTCGCTCCGGACGATAAGTGGCGTCGCCTGGGGAATCGCGTCCGGGCGTTACGCGCGGCTGCTCCCTCCGGCTACATCGACCCAAAAGGCCTGCTCGACCTGCGGATCGCAATCGCGGACTACGTACGAAAGGCACGCGGCGTGAATTGCGAGCCCGACCAAATCTTGATCACAGCGGGCACGCAGCAGGGTCTTTTCTTGGCTGCCACCGTTTTACTCTCCAACGCAGACACCGTTTGGACTGAAGACCCTGTCTATCCCGGCATTGTAGCCGTGCTTGGAAACTTTAACATCCAGACTTATCGATTACCCGTAGATGAGCAGGGCATCGACGTTCAGAAAGGCCTTATGTCTTGCCCGCATGCCCGTGCCGCCTTTGTCACACCATCACACCAATACCCGCTGGGCATGCCCATGAGCATGGCGAGGCGCACCGCATTGTTGTCGTGGGCGCGTCAGAACAACGCATGGATCATCGAGGACGACTACGACAGCGAATTGCGTTACGCCGGACACCCCTTTCCATCCCTACAGGGACTTGACCCTGCGCGTGTCATCTATCTTGGAACGATGAGTAAGGTGCTGTTCTCATCGATGCGCCTTGGATACGCAATCCTTCCGCCTACTTTAGTCGATGCGTTCGCCGGCGCGCGAGCCCTCATCGATCGCCATTCCCCGGCGGTAGACCAACACGTACTGGCGCAATATATGCGAGAAGGGCATTTCGAAGCCCATATTCGACGCATCCGCGGCGCCTATGCAGAAAGGCGCGCGGCATTAATTGCGGCCATCGAAAAGGACTTGCCGTCCTGGGTAACACTACAACCGAGCGACCAGGGCATGCACGTGGTGCTTTGGCTTCCAGCCGCTCTCGACGACGTCAAACTTTCCGAACGAGCAGAGAAGGCAGGACTGGTTGTGCGGCCGATCTCGCCAATGTACCAGGACGCCCCGCCCCGTTTCGGACTGATGCTTGGATTCGGCGGTTTTTCTGTCAGGGAATTACGAACCGCCGTGATCCATCTGAGAACCGTTCTTATGGAATTCTCAAACACGGGCAACCAAGCCAAAATGAAGAAGGTGCTTGGTGACCACCAAAAATCCGGACGTCGCACGCCGACGCCTTGA
- a CDS encoding FMN-binding negative transcriptional regulator: MYVPPHFAATKPEVLHELIEKNPLGILITNGKSGLDANHIPFELNAHAGQHGILHSHVARANPVWQDISTGDEVLIIFRAADAYIAPNWYPSKVEFKKQVPTWNYMVAHAYGRATIRDDERYVRGMVARLTRTHEAKQADPWKMTDSPKEYIDMMLKMIVGIEIEITRLVGKLKLSQNREIRDITSAGNALKAQGDVEIGEAMLVAAGVKAEQA; the protein is encoded by the coding sequence ATGTACGTTCCGCCGCATTTCGCTGCAACCAAGCCCGAAGTGCTTCACGAGTTGATCGAAAAGAACCCGTTGGGCATTCTGATCACCAACGGCAAGAGTGGTCTCGATGCGAACCATATTCCGTTCGAGCTGAACGCGCATGCTGGTCAGCACGGGATTCTCCATTCGCACGTCGCTCGAGCGAATCCTGTTTGGCAAGATATCTCGACCGGCGACGAAGTTTTGATCATCTTCCGCGCCGCGGACGCTTACATCGCTCCGAACTGGTATCCGAGCAAGGTCGAGTTCAAAAAGCAGGTCCCGACCTGGAACTATATGGTTGCCCATGCGTACGGACGCGCAACGATCCGCGACGATGAGCGCTACGTTCGCGGCATGGTTGCGCGCTTGACTCGCACTCACGAGGCAAAGCAAGCGGATCCTTGGAAGATGACTGATAGCCCCAAGGAATACATCGATATGATGCTCAAGATGATCGTTGGGATCGAGATCGAGATTACCCGATTGGTGGGTAAGTTGAAGCTCAGTCAAAACCGAGAGATCAGGGACATCACTAGCGCCGGTAACGCCCTCAAGGCGCAGGGGGACGTCGAGATCGGCGAGGCCATGCTGGTAGCCGCTGGTGTCAAAGCGGAGCAGGCCTAA
- a CDS encoding rubredoxin — MTSSSGFSTETAADAPVYKTWRCVLCGLVYSEAEGWPDDAIAAGTRWEDVPDSWFCPDCGAQKSDFEMVEV, encoded by the coding sequence ATGACCAGCTCTTCTGGATTCTCGACCGAAACCGCCGCTGACGCGCCCGTGTACAAGACGTGGCGGTGCGTGCTTTGCGGACTAGTCTACAGCGAAGCGGAAGGATGGCCGGACGATGCAATCGCCGCTGGCACTCGCTGGGAAGACGTGCCCGATTCCTGGTTTTGTCCCGATTGCGGGGCGCAAAAGAGCGATTTCGAGATGGTCGAAGTTTGA